From a single Okeanomitos corallinicola TIOX110 genomic region:
- a CDS encoding AarF/ABC1/UbiB kinase family protein: MFLTHTVPRQREIIEVVFRNGWDYMRGLLTGGKTDEPQLPTPAVLKNILVDLGPVYVKLGQLLSTRPDLLSAAYIEELSSLQDEVPAVPWSEIEVIIRKQLKNPLEETFRMVNHLPVAAGSIAQTHRAILADGREVALKVQRPGIDITIAQDIALIQGIADLVARTDFGQTYEIKSVAEEFTKALEAELDFTREAGYTDQLRRNLSQSPWYDPTQIVVAEIDWSLTTQKLLVMEWLDGVPLLDADLSVGDSDTEQDLISKRTAITSLLFRAFFQQLYIDGFFHADPHPGNLFYLADGRVALLDCGMVGRLDPRTQQILTELLLAIVDIDAQRCAQLTLQLSDSAQPVILARLENDYDRMLRQYYNASLTDINFSQVIYEILQVARNNKIRLPSNMGLYAKTLANLEGVARNFNPNINLFDEIKPLITDLFRRQLLGDAPVRSLLRTALDIKRLSLQSPRQIELLLNRVTSETLQWNLSLKGLDGLRRTMDDAANRLSFSILVGSLIMGAAMISSQAQTSQLSFVSSILFAAASLLGLWLIISILRSGRLK, encoded by the coding sequence ATGTTTTTAACTCACACTGTACCTAGACAACGGGAAATTATTGAGGTAGTCTTCCGCAATGGTTGGGATTATATGCGAGGTTTACTCACTGGTGGTAAAACTGATGAACCCCAGTTACCTACACCAGCGGTATTAAAAAATATTTTGGTGGATTTGGGGCCAGTTTATGTCAAGCTCGGTCAACTACTTTCTACCCGTCCAGATTTATTGAGTGCCGCTTATATTGAAGAACTTTCATCTTTACAAGACGAAGTACCCGCAGTTCCTTGGTCGGAAATAGAAGTTATTATCCGCAAACAGTTAAAAAACCCACTAGAAGAAACTTTTCGGATGGTTAATCATCTTCCAGTGGCTGCGGGATCAATTGCCCAAACCCATCGGGCTATTTTAGCAGATGGTCGGGAAGTTGCACTCAAAGTCCAAAGGCCAGGAATAGATATCACTATTGCCCAGGATATCGCCTTAATTCAAGGTATCGCTGATTTGGTAGCCAGAACTGATTTTGGGCAAACCTATGAAATTAAATCCGTTGCGGAAGAGTTTACGAAGGCTTTGGAAGCAGAGTTGGATTTTACACGGGAAGCTGGTTATACCGATCAACTGCGGCGGAATTTATCCCAAAGTCCTTGGTATGATCCTACACAAATTGTGGTCGCAGAAATTGATTGGAGTTTGACTACCCAAAAGTTACTGGTGATGGAATGGTTGGATGGTGTGCCTTTACTTGACGCAGATTTAAGTGTTGGTGATAGTGATACTGAACAAGATTTAATCAGTAAGCGTACAGCTATCACTAGCTTGTTATTTAGGGCATTTTTTCAGCAATTATATATTGATGGTTTTTTTCATGCTGATCCCCATCCTGGTAATTTGTTCTATCTCGCAGATGGCCGGGTGGCTCTTTTAGATTGTGGGATGGTGGGGAGACTTGATCCCCGCACTCAGCAAATTTTAACGGAATTGTTATTAGCAATTGTAGATATAGATGCTCAACGCTGCGCTCAGTTAACTTTACAACTTTCTGATTCTGCTCAACCTGTGATTTTGGCTCGGTTAGAAAATGATTATGACCGAATGTTGCGACAGTATTATAATGCCAGTCTGACTGATATTAATTTCAGTCAAGTTATCTATGAGATTTTACAGGTAGCTCGCAATAATAAAATTCGCTTACCCAGTAATATGGGTCTTTATGCGAAAACTTTGGCAAATTTAGAAGGGGTAGCCCGTAATTTTAATCCTAATATCAATTTATTTGATGAAATTAAACCTTTAATTACAGATTTATTCCGTCGTCAATTGTTGGGAGATGCTCCTGTGCGATCTCTCCTTCGTACAGCTTTAGATATTAAACGTCTCTCTTTACAATCTCCCCGTCAAATCGAACTCTTGTTAAATCGGGTTACTTCAGAAACTCTACAATGGAACTTATCATTAAAAGGATTAGACGGTTTACGTCGAACTATGGATGATGCTGCTAACCGTCTTTCTTTTAGTATTCTGGTCGGGTCTTTAATTATGGGCGCAGCCATGATTTCTAGTCAAGCCCAAACATCTCAATTATCTTTTGTAAGTAGTATTTTATTTGCTGCTGCTAGTTTATTAGGGTTATGGTTAATAATTAGCATTTTGCGATCAGGACGTTTAAAATAG
- a CDS encoding ATP-binding cassette domain-containing protein translates to MSMIIAENLSKSYPVAIKQPGLKGTINHFFNRKYLNINAVKNISFTIQAGEVVGFLGPNGAGKTTTLKMLTGLIHPSSGKVNVAGFIPFRRQESFLQNITLVMGQKQQLIWDLPALDSLKINAAVYNISDQEFHRRLGELTEMLSLEGKLTQPVRKLSLGERMKAELLAALLHRPQVLFLDEPTLGLDVNAQVGVRDFLREYNKLYQATVLLTSHYMADITALCERVLLIHQGELMYDGNLDELLESFAPYREINIELSQPLPAEKLMSYGDIQLLEGRTVKFIVQRDALTSTVSQILANLEVIDLTVTEPSVEEVIGRVFQSGVVE, encoded by the coding sequence ATGTCAATGATCATAGCAGAAAACCTCAGTAAATCCTATCCAGTAGCTATTAAACAACCTGGATTAAAAGGAACTATCAACCACTTTTTTAACCGTAAATATCTTAATATTAACGCTGTTAAAAATATATCTTTTACCATTCAAGCAGGAGAAGTAGTCGGTTTTTTAGGTCCTAATGGTGCGGGAAAAACCACAACTCTAAAAATGCTCACTGGTTTAATTCATCCCTCCAGTGGAAAAGTCAATGTCGCTGGTTTTATTCCCTTTCGTCGTCAAGAATCATTCTTACAAAACATCACCCTAGTCATGGGACAAAAACAGCAATTAATCTGGGATTTACCAGCACTTGATTCTTTGAAAATTAATGCCGCAGTTTACAATATTTCTGATCAAGAATTTCATCGTCGTCTTGGTGAATTAACAGAAATGCTATCTTTGGAAGGTAAACTTACTCAACCTGTCAGAAAACTTTCATTAGGGGAAAGAATGAAAGCTGAATTATTAGCAGCACTTTTACATCGTCCCCAAGTTTTATTTTTAGATGAACCAACTTTAGGATTAGATGTAAATGCTCAAGTCGGAGTACGGGATTTTTTAAGAGAGTACAACAAACTATATCAAGCCACAGTATTATTAACTAGCCACTACATGGCAGATATTACAGCTTTATGTGAAAGGGTATTGTTAATTCACCAAGGAGAATTAATGTATGATGGTAATTTAGATGAATTATTAGAAAGCTTTGCACCTTACAGAGAAATTAACATCGAATTATCCCAACCTTTACCAGCAGAAAAACTCATGTCCTATGGAGACATTCAACTCTTAGAAGGTCGCACCGTTAAATTTATCGTGCAAAGAGACGCACTTACCAGCACAGTATCACAAATTTTAGCTAATTTAGAAGTCATAGATTTAACAGTCACTGAACCATCTGTAGAAGAAGTGATTGGTAGAGTTTTTCAATCTGGTGTTGTTGAATAG
- a CDS encoding ABC-2 family transporter protein — translation MKNFTKKILTLLTVYYAYMLEYRSELVLWILSGTLPIILMGVWIQAAEGGNFGLTSLEFARYFFAVFLTRQLTVVWVIFDFEREVVEGKLSPRLLQPIDPGFYHLATHVSERFARMPLVFLIIGLFFLLYPQAFWIPSLPNILLFTLAAVLAFTLRFIIQYTFAMFTFWTERATALENFWFLFFLFFSGLIAPLEVFPENVRNVVMFTPFPYMINFPANILVGIPVDLTRGFLSMLGWILIFLGLNRLLWRAGLKRYSGMGA, via the coding sequence ATGAAAAACTTTACTAAAAAAATCCTTACTTTATTAACAGTATATTATGCCTATATGCTGGAATATCGCTCCGAACTGGTGTTATGGATTTTATCTGGAACTTTACCAATAATACTTATGGGAGTTTGGATACAAGCAGCAGAAGGAGGCAACTTTGGCTTAACATCACTGGAATTTGCCAGATACTTTTTCGCTGTTTTTCTCACCAGACAATTAACAGTTGTTTGGGTAATTTTTGATTTTGAAAGAGAAGTAGTAGAAGGTAAACTTTCACCCCGGTTATTACAACCAATTGACCCTGGTTTTTATCATCTAGCTACTCACGTTTCTGAAAGATTTGCACGAATGCCACTGGTATTTTTAATAATAGGTTTATTTTTCTTATTATATCCCCAAGCTTTTTGGATACCAAGTTTACCTAATATATTATTATTTACCTTAGCTGCGGTACTTGCTTTCACGCTGAGATTTATAATTCAATATACATTTGCTATGTTTACTTTTTGGACGGAAAGGGCTACAGCTTTAGAAAATTTTTGGTTTTTATTTTTTCTATTTTTCTCTGGTTTAATTGCACCTTTAGAAGTTTTTCCAGAAAATGTTAGAAACGTAGTTATGTTTACACCATTCCCTTACATGATTAATTTTCCTGCTAATATTTTAGTAGGAATACCTGTAGATTTAACCAGGGGATTTTTATCAATGTTAGGGTGGATACTCATATTTTTAGGACTAAATCGCTTGTTATGGCGTGCAGGTTTAAAGCGATATTCAGGCATGGGAGCATGA